The following are encoded in a window of Ictalurus punctatus breed USDA103 chromosome 13, Coco_2.0, whole genome shotgun sequence genomic DNA:
- the aatkb gene encoding serine/threonine-protein kinase LMTK1 isoform X2 — translation MLACLCCKKGEIGFKEFENAEGDEYQADMSTLASPASAGSPDVYILPLSEVSLPVAKQPSRSVQLLKSTDASRHSLLYIKEIGHGWFGKVLLGEVTSGLSSTQVVVKELKTSTSIQDQMHFLEEAKPYRSLQHPALVQCLAQCTDVTPYLLIMEFCPLGDVKGYLRSCRAAESVTPDPLLLQRMACQIASGLLHLHKHDYSHSDLALRNCLLTSDITVKIGDYGLSHSKYKDDYFVTSDQSWVPLRWIAPELVDDFHGNLLMADQTKQSNIWSLGVTIWELFELGNQPYRHYSDRQVLSFAVKDQQLKLPKPLLQFPLSDRWYEVMQFCWLQSDQRPNAEEVHLLLSYLCAKGASEAEEDFERRWNSMRPNMTHISLHGAGPLTLEMPQSLTVSSSFPLLEQFSAGDGYQSESGDDILTVTETSHGLNFEYKWEHARAKQPYPSSSTTGTLGQGNPHCHEVYYPPGGMVGGCGIDGLTLGVSPQYYDPKQLHTPGVVPVLSAHSPSVNSEYYIRIEEPVECNIDMEYTMCTYSPEFGGRSGFLTGGGDSGDCMNCPSKGKPIETYWSADIHKSSAYDSDSSPTMSLTMEPLLGGSIVSQVSDSSPPRPWESGHYVSYKDRDGGYYYENSPQLGMDHYLIGGPSEPMRESWGSRSLRRALGELEEPLGISPSLGSPPQGYGDPYLESSHGSVIGKNVTGGYYDMMGSLRKTMPGNHSVCIDMESGGAVFVGQDDSDSEEEDLFIERQAMGWSTNHSTKSNLSLAQRQSSKQDAYVDFHYTMPMTDVEDAWPENHTLPYRSTKTHNYLESRAKSNTCPVHGRQASVSSADCSSYIHLCHEPREAEVYPVPCCQALSNSHFVDPLTGSLVRNCFMNDNISDKNTAIPSRNPQVGQAALPIGHLISKSEATKNHLKQMEHLEYVDTEVREGIYTQDSTGQQDTSQISIKTEDLTINQQVEKPLSETSSKEPESDKSRMVDSGVEHGDSSTSLVEIDNCSDDDITDVTSGIFGDFPGDYAETADYTSPSFKSLQKQVGTPDSMDSIDLPSTAGSSETLSPTSLHPSNSPKAVDSGYDTENNESPEFVLKEPHEPQDTKTFIQPLGMSVADSSPVMEAKQGDGADTPQEYMEDVEEVVTIKTSQSTERLTVLSEETPYRDSAYFSDTDAGKEKDSDEDREKGIDDLERKEEEAMQAIDQKTLPTPAVEQDKEKSNVLETEENRENFYNEIQEETEKALPSEEDEKAFPSSPEPIISSISPEICECPLSDTVQDKGFDLKSDDPQEVPSENQLSDLFALPFSDTKQENRKTEETDTTLAFEPSVAKSLVEDNDVETSLDRFISAIEVNQEKKVTEEAASSTGSETLSAQDNNDKVEILISDSAKSVSTDNIVDKPETLDSNTKFRVQFHKTSTRPSSPPPLPSLEGRVSQVERGEADDEDRDSDDSDESDEELRTYSIQEQSEESEDEIFPVPIIVSDCSDAHKLRSILKMPSLCNDNHSDELESKKKVVSFFDDVTVYLFDQESPTGELSEHAFPLGGETSTQGARCTVSNQQEKANSTDDCSDGNISEESTGYEWDDDFSLLPLPTSSEESPPDIKAKPSFPPSATDNKPVVQFSRFTVSPSPISRFSITHISDSDMDSVGGSSEDGDRE, via the exons GAGTTTGAGAATGCAGAGGGAGATGAATACCAGGCCGATATGTCCACGCTGGCATCGCCAGCCTCTGCCGGCAGCCCTGATGTCTACATACTGCCTCTGAGTGAAGTCTCCCTGCCTGTTGCCAAACAACCCAGCCGCTCAG TTCAACTCCTGAAGTCAACAGATGCATCTCGCCACAGTTTACTCTACATTAAAGAGATTGGGCATGGATGGTTTGGCAAG GTGTTGTTGGGGGAGGTAACCTCTGGTCTCAGCAGCACTCAGGTGGTGGTGAAGGAGCTCAAGACAAGTACCAGTATTCAGGACCAGATGCATTTCTTGGAGGAAGCAAAGCCTTacag ATCTTTGCAGCATCCTGCTCTAGTGCAGTGTTTGGCTCAGTGCACAGATGTCACGCCCTATCTGCTGATCATGGAGTTCTGTCCTTTG GGTGATGTGAAAGGTTAtctgcgtagctgcagagcaGCAGAGTCTGTGACTCCTGATCCTTTACTCCTTCAACGAATGGCTTGTCAGATTGCTTCTGGCCTTCTGCATCTCCACAAACATGACTACAGCCACAG TGATCTGGCTTTGAGAAACTGCCTTCTGACATCAGATATTACTGTCAAGATCGGAGATTATGGCCTTTCACACAGCAAGTATAAG GATGATTACTTTGTGACATCGGATCAGTCCTGGGTACCATTACGTTGGATTGCCCCTGAATTGGTGGATGACTTTCATGGCAACCTACTGATGGcagaccaaacaaaacaaagcaacatTTG GTCTCTTGGGGTAACTATCTGGGAGTTGTTTGAATTGGGGAATCAGCCTTATCGACACTACTCTGACAGGCAGGTCCTCAGTTTTGCTGTGAAGGACCAACAACTTAAACTGCCAAAGCCGCTGCTTCAGTTTCCTCTTTCTGATCGCTG GTATGAAGTAATGCAGTTCTGTTGGCTTCAGTCAGACCAGAGGCCTAATGCTGAGGAAGTTCACCTACTGCTCAGTTACCTGTGTGCCAAAGGTGCCAGTGAGGCAGAAGAAGATTTTGAGAGGCGCTGGAACTCAATGAGACCTAACATGACTCATATCAGTCTGCATGGGGCTGGTCCCCTGACCCTGGAGATGCCACAATCCTTGACAGTCTCATCCTCATTCCCCTTACTGGAGCAATTTTCAGCTGGCGATGGCTACCAGTCAGAGTCAGGAGATGACATTCTCACAGTTACTGAGACCAGTCATGGTCTGAACTTTGAGTACAAATGGGAACATGCAAGAGCTAAACAGCCCTATCCCTCCTCATCCACCACTGGAACATTAGGTCAAGGGAATCCCCATTGCCATGAGGTCTATTACCCTCCAGGAGGTATGGTAGGTGGATGTGGGATTGATGGACTCACCTTAGGTGTCTCTCCCCAATACTATGACCCTAAGCAGTTACACACTCCAGGTGTTGTTCCAGTTCTCAGTGCACATAGTCCATCAGTGAATAGTGAGTACTACATTCGTATTGAAGAGCCAGTAGAATGCAATATTGACATGGAATACACAATGTGTACATACAGCCCTGAATTTGGGGGAAGAAGTGGCTTTCTCACTGGTGGTGGAGACTCAGGGGATTGTATGAACTGTCCTTCTAAAGGCAAGCCAATTGAAACATACTGGTCAGCTGACATCCATAAAAGCAGTGCCTATGATTCAGACAGCAGTCCAACCATGTCCCTAACTATGGAGCCACTTCTAGGTGGCTCCATAGTTAGTCAGGTATCTGATTCCAGCCCACCAAGGCCTTGGGAGTCTGGTCATTATGTATCATACAAAGACAGGGATGGAGGCTACTATTATGAAAACTCACCACAGCTGGGTATGGATCACTACCTGATTGGAGGCCCATCAGAACCCATGAGGGAAAGCTGGGGGTCTCGAAGCCTAAGACGGGCACTGGGTGAGCTAGAAGAACCTTTGGGGATCTCACCCTCACTTGGCAGCCCCCCACAGGGCTATGGTGACCCTTACCTAGAGAGCAGCCATGGGTCAGTAATTGGGAAGAATGTAACTGGAGGATACTATGACATGATGGGTTCTTTGAGAAAGACCATGCCAGGGAACCACTCAGTGTGTATTGACATGGAATCAGGGGGAGCTGTGTTTGTGGGGCAAGATGACAGTGACTCAGAAGAGGAGGATCTCTTCATTGAAAGGCAGGCAATGGGCTGGTCCACCAACCACTCAACAAAAAGCAATTTGAGCTTGGCTCAGAGACAGTCATCAAAGCAAGATGCATATGTAGACTTTCATTACACTATGCCAATGACTGATGTTGAGGATGCGTGGCCAGAGAACCATACTCTCCCATACCGCTCTACCAAAACTCATAACTACCTGGAAAGCAGAGCCAAAAGCAACACCTGCCCTGTGCATGGCAGACAAGCATCAGTATCCTCAGCAGACTGCAGCTCCTATATTCATCTATGTCATGAACCCAGAGAAGCAGAGGTGTACCCTGTACCTTGTTGTCAGGCTTTGAGCAATTCCCATTTTGTAGATCCTCTTACAGGGTCATTAGTAAGAAATTGTTTCATGAATGACaatatttcagacaaaaacacagccATACCGAGCAGGAACCCACAGGTAGGCCAAGCTGCCTTGCCTATTGGACATTTAATTTCCAAATCAGAGGCGACAAAAAACCATTTAAAACAGATGGAACACCTAGAATATGTTGACACTGAGGTCAGAGAGGGAATCTATACACAAGACAGTACTGGACAACAAGATACTAGTCAAATTAGCATAAAAACAGAGGATTTAACTAtaaatcaacaagtggagaaaccCCTTTCTGAGACCTCTTCCAAAGAGCCTGAATCAGACAAAAGCAGGATGGTGGACAGTGGCGTGGAACATGGAGATTCCAGCACCAGCCTAGTGGAAATTGACAATTGTAGtgatgatgacatcacagatgTCACCTCTGGGATTTTTGGTGACTTCCCCGGAGATTATGCTGAGACAGCTGACTACACCTCCCCTTCATTCAAGTCATTGCAGAAGCAAGTAGGCACACCTGACTCCATGGATTCCATAGATCTACCATCTACTGCAGGCTCCAGTGAGACTCTGAGCCCAACCTCTCTCCATCCTTCAAATTCACCTAAAGCTGTGGATAGTGGCTATGACACAGAGAACAATGAGTCTCCTGAATTTGTCCTCAAAGAACCCCATGAACCACAAGACACCAAAACCTTTATCCAGCCATTGGGGATGTCAGTCGCTGACTCAAGTCCAGTCATGGAAGCAAAACAAGGAGATGGGGCTGACACACCACAAGAGTATATGGAGGATGTGGAGGAAGTAGTCACCATAAAAACATCTCAGAGCACTGAAAGGCTGACTGTATTAAGTGAGGAAACCCCATACAGAGATTCTGCTTACTTTTCTGATACTGATGcagggaaagagaaagatagtgatgaagacagagagaaaggtaTTGATGATCTTGagaggaaggaggaggaagcAATGCAAGCAATAGACCAAAAAACACTACCAACACCAGCTGTAGAACAAGACAAAGAAAAGTCAAATGTTCTGGAGACAGAAGAAAACAGGGAAAATTTCTACAATGAGATTCAGGAAGagactgaaaaagctctaccCTCAGAGGAAGATGAAAAGGCTTTCCCTAGTTCCCCTGAACCTATTATTTCTTCTATTTCTCCTGAGATATGTGAATGCCCTTTAAGCGACACTGTCCAGGATAAAGGCTTTGACTTGAAATCAGATGACCCTCAAGAAGTGCCATCTGAGAATCAGTTATCTGATTTATTTGCTTTGCCATTTTCTGATACCAAGCAAGAAAATCGCAAAACCGAGGAGACAGACACCACCCTTGCTTTTGAACCATCAGTGGCTAAAAGTTTAGTTGAGGATAATGATGTTGAGACCAGTCTTGATAGGTTTATCAGTGCAATTGAAGTTAACCAGGAAAAGAAAGTTACTGAAGAAGCAGCATCCAGCACAGGTTCAGAGACACTATCAGCTCAGGACAACAATGATAAAGTGGAGATACTTATATCTGACTCAGCCAAGAGTGTTTCTACAGATAATATTGTGGACAAGCCTGAAACTCTAGATAGTAACACAAAATTTCGAGTTCAGTTTCACAAGACCTCCACTcgtccttcttctcctcctcctctcccatCACTTGAGGGACGAGTGTCCCaagtggagagaggagaagctGATGATGAGGACAGGGATTCAGATGACAGTGATGAATCAGACGAGGAGCTGCGCACCTACAGTATCCAGGAGCAGAGTGAGGAGAGTGAGGATGAAATCTTTCCAGTACCCATCATTGTGAGTGACTGCAGCGATGCACACAAACTCCGAAGCATCCTCAAGATGCCCAGCCTGTGTAACGATAACCATAGTGATGAGTTAGAGTCCAAGAAGAAGGTGGTGTCCTTCTTTGATGATGTTACTGTCTACTTGTTTGACCAA GAAAGTCCAACCGGAGAATTATCAGAACATGCTTTCCCCCTGGGAGGTGAGACAAGCACACAGGGTGCAAGGTGCACAGTGTCAAACCAACAGGAAAAGGCAAATTCTACTGATGACTGTTCAGATGGAAACATTTCAGAAGAAA GTACAGGGTATGAGTGGGATGATGATTTCTCTTTGCTGCCACTACCCACCTCATCAGAGGAATCACCCCCAGACATCAAGGCTAAACCAAGTTTTCCACCCAGTGCCACAGATAACAAGCCTGTAGTGCAATTCTCACGTTTCACAGTTTCTCCATCCCCAATTTCACGTTTCTCCATCACCCATATTTCTGACTCGGATATGGATTCTGTAGGag GAAGCAGTGAGGATGGGGATAGAGAATGA
- the aatkb gene encoding serine/threonine-protein kinase LMTK1 isoform X3 produces the protein MSTLASPASAGSPDVYILPLSEVSLPVAKQPSRSVQLLKSTDASRHSLLYIKEIGHGWFGKVLLGEVTSGLSSTQVVVKELKTSTSIQDQMHFLEEAKPYRSLQHPALVQCLAQCTDVTPYLLIMEFCPLGDVKGYLRSCRAAESVTPDPLLLQRMACQIASGLLHLHKHDYSHSDLALRNCLLTSDITVKIGDYGLSHSKYKDDYFVTSDQSWVPLRWIAPELVDDFHGNLLMADQTKQSNIWSLGVTIWELFELGNQPYRHYSDRQVLSFAVKDQQLKLPKPLLQFPLSDRWYEVMQFCWLQSDQRPNAEEVHLLLSYLCAKGASEAEEDFERRWNSMRPNMTHISLHGAGPLTLEMPQSLTVSSSFPLLEQFSAGDGYQSESGDDILTVTETSHGLNFEYKWEHARAKQPYPSSSTTGTLGQGNPHCHEVYYPPGGMVGGCGIDGLTLGVSPQYYDPKQLHTPGVVPVLSAHSPSVNSEYYIRIEEPVECNIDMEYTMCTYSPEFGGRSGFLTGGGDSGDCMNCPSKGKPIETYWSADIHKSSAYDSDSSPTMSLTMEPLLGGSIVSQVSDSSPPRPWESGHYVSYKDRDGGYYYENSPQLGMDHYLIGGPSEPMRESWGSRSLRRALGELEEPLGISPSLGSPPQGYGDPYLESSHGSVIGKNVTGGYYDMMGSLRKTMPGNHSVCIDMESGGAVFVGQDDSDSEEEDLFIERQAMGWSTNHSTKSNLSLAQRQSSKQDAYVDFHYTMPMTDVEDAWPENHTLPYRSTKTHNYLESRAKSNTCPVHGRQASVSSADCSSYIHLCHEPREAEVYPVPCCQALSNSHFVDPLTGSLVRNCFMNDNISDKNTAIPSRNPQVGQAALPIGHLISKSEATKNHLKQMEHLEYVDTEVREGIYTQDSTGQQDTSQISIKTEDLTINQQVEKPLSETSSKEPESDKSRMVDSGVEHGDSSTSLVEIDNCSDDDITDVTSGIFGDFPGDYAETADYTSPSFKSLQKQVGTPDSMDSIDLPSTAGSSETLSPTSLHPSNSPKAVDSGYDTENNESPEFVLKEPHEPQDTKTFIQPLGMSVADSSPVMEAKQGDGADTPQEYMEDVEEVVTIKTSQSTERLTVLSEETPYRDSAYFSDTDAGKEKDSDEDREKGIDDLERKEEEAMQAIDQKTLPTPAVEQDKEKSNVLETEENRENFYNEIQEETEKALPSEEDEKAFPSSPEPIISSISPEICECPLSDTVQDKGFDLKSDDPQEVPSENQLSDLFALPFSDTKQENRKTEETDTTLAFEPSVAKSLVEDNDVETSLDRFISAIEVNQEKKVTEEAASSTGSETLSAQDNNDKVEILISDSAKSVSTDNIVDKPETLDSNTKFRVQFHKTSTRPSSPPPLPSLEGRVSQVERGEADDEDRDSDDSDESDEELRTYSIQEQSEESEDEIFPVPIIVSDCSDAHKLRSILKMPSLCNDNHSDELESKKKVVSFFDDVTVYLFDQESPTGELSEHAFPLGGETSTQGARCTVSNQQEKANSTDDCSDGNISEESTGYEWDDDFSLLPLPTSSEESPPDIKAKPSFPPSATDNKPVVQFSRFTVSPSPISRFSITHISDSDMDSVGGSSEDGDRE, from the exons ATGTCCACGCTGGCATCGCCAGCCTCTGCCGGCAGCCCTGATGTCTACATACTGCCTCTGAGTGAAGTCTCCCTGCCTGTTGCCAAACAACCCAGCCGCTCAG TTCAACTCCTGAAGTCAACAGATGCATCTCGCCACAGTTTACTCTACATTAAAGAGATTGGGCATGGATGGTTTGGCAAG GTGTTGTTGGGGGAGGTAACCTCTGGTCTCAGCAGCACTCAGGTGGTGGTGAAGGAGCTCAAGACAAGTACCAGTATTCAGGACCAGATGCATTTCTTGGAGGAAGCAAAGCCTTacag ATCTTTGCAGCATCCTGCTCTAGTGCAGTGTTTGGCTCAGTGCACAGATGTCACGCCCTATCTGCTGATCATGGAGTTCTGTCCTTTG GGTGATGTGAAAGGTTAtctgcgtagctgcagagcaGCAGAGTCTGTGACTCCTGATCCTTTACTCCTTCAACGAATGGCTTGTCAGATTGCTTCTGGCCTTCTGCATCTCCACAAACATGACTACAGCCACAG TGATCTGGCTTTGAGAAACTGCCTTCTGACATCAGATATTACTGTCAAGATCGGAGATTATGGCCTTTCACACAGCAAGTATAAG GATGATTACTTTGTGACATCGGATCAGTCCTGGGTACCATTACGTTGGATTGCCCCTGAATTGGTGGATGACTTTCATGGCAACCTACTGATGGcagaccaaacaaaacaaagcaacatTTG GTCTCTTGGGGTAACTATCTGGGAGTTGTTTGAATTGGGGAATCAGCCTTATCGACACTACTCTGACAGGCAGGTCCTCAGTTTTGCTGTGAAGGACCAACAACTTAAACTGCCAAAGCCGCTGCTTCAGTTTCCTCTTTCTGATCGCTG GTATGAAGTAATGCAGTTCTGTTGGCTTCAGTCAGACCAGAGGCCTAATGCTGAGGAAGTTCACCTACTGCTCAGTTACCTGTGTGCCAAAGGTGCCAGTGAGGCAGAAGAAGATTTTGAGAGGCGCTGGAACTCAATGAGACCTAACATGACTCATATCAGTCTGCATGGGGCTGGTCCCCTGACCCTGGAGATGCCACAATCCTTGACAGTCTCATCCTCATTCCCCTTACTGGAGCAATTTTCAGCTGGCGATGGCTACCAGTCAGAGTCAGGAGATGACATTCTCACAGTTACTGAGACCAGTCATGGTCTGAACTTTGAGTACAAATGGGAACATGCAAGAGCTAAACAGCCCTATCCCTCCTCATCCACCACTGGAACATTAGGTCAAGGGAATCCCCATTGCCATGAGGTCTATTACCCTCCAGGAGGTATGGTAGGTGGATGTGGGATTGATGGACTCACCTTAGGTGTCTCTCCCCAATACTATGACCCTAAGCAGTTACACACTCCAGGTGTTGTTCCAGTTCTCAGTGCACATAGTCCATCAGTGAATAGTGAGTACTACATTCGTATTGAAGAGCCAGTAGAATGCAATATTGACATGGAATACACAATGTGTACATACAGCCCTGAATTTGGGGGAAGAAGTGGCTTTCTCACTGGTGGTGGAGACTCAGGGGATTGTATGAACTGTCCTTCTAAAGGCAAGCCAATTGAAACATACTGGTCAGCTGACATCCATAAAAGCAGTGCCTATGATTCAGACAGCAGTCCAACCATGTCCCTAACTATGGAGCCACTTCTAGGTGGCTCCATAGTTAGTCAGGTATCTGATTCCAGCCCACCAAGGCCTTGGGAGTCTGGTCATTATGTATCATACAAAGACAGGGATGGAGGCTACTATTATGAAAACTCACCACAGCTGGGTATGGATCACTACCTGATTGGAGGCCCATCAGAACCCATGAGGGAAAGCTGGGGGTCTCGAAGCCTAAGACGGGCACTGGGTGAGCTAGAAGAACCTTTGGGGATCTCACCCTCACTTGGCAGCCCCCCACAGGGCTATGGTGACCCTTACCTAGAGAGCAGCCATGGGTCAGTAATTGGGAAGAATGTAACTGGAGGATACTATGACATGATGGGTTCTTTGAGAAAGACCATGCCAGGGAACCACTCAGTGTGTATTGACATGGAATCAGGGGGAGCTGTGTTTGTGGGGCAAGATGACAGTGACTCAGAAGAGGAGGATCTCTTCATTGAAAGGCAGGCAATGGGCTGGTCCACCAACCACTCAACAAAAAGCAATTTGAGCTTGGCTCAGAGACAGTCATCAAAGCAAGATGCATATGTAGACTTTCATTACACTATGCCAATGACTGATGTTGAGGATGCGTGGCCAGAGAACCATACTCTCCCATACCGCTCTACCAAAACTCATAACTACCTGGAAAGCAGAGCCAAAAGCAACACCTGCCCTGTGCATGGCAGACAAGCATCAGTATCCTCAGCAGACTGCAGCTCCTATATTCATCTATGTCATGAACCCAGAGAAGCAGAGGTGTACCCTGTACCTTGTTGTCAGGCTTTGAGCAATTCCCATTTTGTAGATCCTCTTACAGGGTCATTAGTAAGAAATTGTTTCATGAATGACaatatttcagacaaaaacacagccATACCGAGCAGGAACCCACAGGTAGGCCAAGCTGCCTTGCCTATTGGACATTTAATTTCCAAATCAGAGGCGACAAAAAACCATTTAAAACAGATGGAACACCTAGAATATGTTGACACTGAGGTCAGAGAGGGAATCTATACACAAGACAGTACTGGACAACAAGATACTAGTCAAATTAGCATAAAAACAGAGGATTTAACTAtaaatcaacaagtggagaaaccCCTTTCTGAGACCTCTTCCAAAGAGCCTGAATCAGACAAAAGCAGGATGGTGGACAGTGGCGTGGAACATGGAGATTCCAGCACCAGCCTAGTGGAAATTGACAATTGTAGtgatgatgacatcacagatgTCACCTCTGGGATTTTTGGTGACTTCCCCGGAGATTATGCTGAGACAGCTGACTACACCTCCCCTTCATTCAAGTCATTGCAGAAGCAAGTAGGCACACCTGACTCCATGGATTCCATAGATCTACCATCTACTGCAGGCTCCAGTGAGACTCTGAGCCCAACCTCTCTCCATCCTTCAAATTCACCTAAAGCTGTGGATAGTGGCTATGACACAGAGAACAATGAGTCTCCTGAATTTGTCCTCAAAGAACCCCATGAACCACAAGACACCAAAACCTTTATCCAGCCATTGGGGATGTCAGTCGCTGACTCAAGTCCAGTCATGGAAGCAAAACAAGGAGATGGGGCTGACACACCACAAGAGTATATGGAGGATGTGGAGGAAGTAGTCACCATAAAAACATCTCAGAGCACTGAAAGGCTGACTGTATTAAGTGAGGAAACCCCATACAGAGATTCTGCTTACTTTTCTGATACTGATGcagggaaagagaaagatagtgatgaagacagagagaaaggtaTTGATGATCTTGagaggaaggaggaggaagcAATGCAAGCAATAGACCAAAAAACACTACCAACACCAGCTGTAGAACAAGACAAAGAAAAGTCAAATGTTCTGGAGACAGAAGAAAACAGGGAAAATTTCTACAATGAGATTCAGGAAGagactgaaaaagctctaccCTCAGAGGAAGATGAAAAGGCTTTCCCTAGTTCCCCTGAACCTATTATTTCTTCTATTTCTCCTGAGATATGTGAATGCCCTTTAAGCGACACTGTCCAGGATAAAGGCTTTGACTTGAAATCAGATGACCCTCAAGAAGTGCCATCTGAGAATCAGTTATCTGATTTATTTGCTTTGCCATTTTCTGATACCAAGCAAGAAAATCGCAAAACCGAGGAGACAGACACCACCCTTGCTTTTGAACCATCAGTGGCTAAAAGTTTAGTTGAGGATAATGATGTTGAGACCAGTCTTGATAGGTTTATCAGTGCAATTGAAGTTAACCAGGAAAAGAAAGTTACTGAAGAAGCAGCATCCAGCACAGGTTCAGAGACACTATCAGCTCAGGACAACAATGATAAAGTGGAGATACTTATATCTGACTCAGCCAAGAGTGTTTCTACAGATAATATTGTGGACAAGCCTGAAACTCTAGATAGTAACACAAAATTTCGAGTTCAGTTTCACAAGACCTCCACTcgtccttcttctcctcctcctctcccatCACTTGAGGGACGAGTGTCCCaagtggagagaggagaagctGATGATGAGGACAGGGATTCAGATGACAGTGATGAATCAGACGAGGAGCTGCGCACCTACAGTATCCAGGAGCAGAGTGAGGAGAGTGAGGATGAAATCTTTCCAGTACCCATCATTGTGAGTGACTGCAGCGATGCACACAAACTCCGAAGCATCCTCAAGATGCCCAGCCTGTGTAACGATAACCATAGTGATGAGTTAGAGTCCAAGAAGAAGGTGGTGTCCTTCTTTGATGATGTTACTGTCTACTTGTTTGACCAA GAAAGTCCAACCGGAGAATTATCAGAACATGCTTTCCCCCTGGGAGGTGAGACAAGCACACAGGGTGCAAGGTGCACAGTGTCAAACCAACAGGAAAAGGCAAATTCTACTGATGACTGTTCAGATGGAAACATTTCAGAAGAAA GTACAGGGTATGAGTGGGATGATGATTTCTCTTTGCTGCCACTACCCACCTCATCAGAGGAATCACCCCCAGACATCAAGGCTAAACCAAGTTTTCCACCCAGTGCCACAGATAACAAGCCTGTAGTGCAATTCTCACGTTTCACAGTTTCTCCATCCCCAATTTCACGTTTCTCCATCACCCATATTTCTGACTCGGATATGGATTCTGTAGGag GAAGCAGTGAGGATGGGGATAGAGAATGA